Proteins co-encoded in one Actinomadura luteofluorescens genomic window:
- a CDS encoding sensor histidine kinase: MTRLDYAAVFDAVPAGCAVLSPDLVYLAVNRAYEHVVERPRGRLLGHQIFDVFPGGPSGQGVQELRASLERVLAEGDVDVMPLVRYDVQVAGRPGLFEERYWTAVNSPLLGPDGRVACVVNRVEEVTSYIQQLRSAGAADERSLADKVEAAEAELFLRAQELQEANRRLRRARLRERQATAAARAALRQQQQVVADTSHDLRRPLTGLQTRLQVALSDPQADSRQVLHAALQDAERLGDIVSDLLELARLEGNTPFSTETVDLSALVATELARADLACDTAVDITPGIVVEASAVRLARLLSNLLTNADRHAISMIHVKVYQRDEQAFIEVVDDGAGIPASEREAVFHRFYRRADARRRDPEGTGLGLPIARQIARAHHGDLHIADQTSGTRMILRLPCASA; the protein is encoded by the coding sequence ATGACCAGGCTGGACTACGCGGCAGTGTTCGACGCGGTTCCCGCTGGGTGTGCGGTGCTGTCGCCCGACCTGGTGTATCTGGCGGTGAACCGGGCGTATGAGCATGTCGTGGAACGCCCGAGGGGACGGCTGCTCGGGCATCAGATCTTTGACGTCTTTCCGGGTGGTCCGTCCGGGCAGGGCGTGCAGGAGTTGCGTGCCTCACTGGAGCGCGTGCTGGCCGAAGGCGACGTCGATGTCATGCCACTGGTGCGCTACGACGTGCAGGTGGCCGGGAGGCCTGGTCTCTTCGAGGAACGGTATTGGACTGCCGTGAACTCGCCCCTGCTGGGCCCGGACGGCCGGGTCGCCTGCGTGGTCAACCGGGTCGAAGAAGTCACTTCCTACATCCAGCAGCTGCGGTCAGCTGGGGCAGCCGACGAGCGGTCCCTGGCCGACAAGGTGGAGGCGGCCGAAGCCGAGCTGTTCCTGCGGGCGCAGGAGCTCCAGGAGGCCAACCGGCGGCTGCGCAGGGCACGGCTGCGCGAGCGGCAGGCCACCGCCGCGGCCCGCGCGGCGCTGCGCCAGCAGCAGCAGGTGGTGGCCGACACCTCCCATGACCTTCGCCGTCCGCTTACCGGCCTGCAGACCAGACTGCAGGTGGCCCTGTCCGACCCCCAGGCCGACTCGCGGCAGGTCCTGCACGCGGCATTGCAGGACGCCGAACGGCTTGGTGACATCGTCAGCGACCTGCTCGAACTGGCGCGGCTCGAAGGCAACACTCCCTTCTCCACCGAAACGGTCGACCTGTCGGCGCTGGTGGCCACCGAACTCGCGCGCGCCGACCTGGCCTGCGACACCGCCGTCGACATCACCCCCGGCATCGTGGTCGAAGCCTCCGCGGTCCGCCTGGCACGGCTGCTGTCCAACCTGCTGACCAACGCCGACAGGCACGCCATCAGCATGATCCATGTCAAGGTCTACCAACGCGACGAACAGGCGTTCATCGAGGTCGTCGATGACGGCGCCGGTATACCCGCCAGCGAGCGGGAAGCGGTCTTCCATCGCTTCTACCGCCGCGCCGACGCCCGCCGCAGGGACCCTGAAGGCACCGGGCTGGGCCTGCCCATCGCCCGCCAGATCGCTCGCGCCCACCACGGCGACCTTCATATCGCCGACCAAACCAGCGGAACGCGCATGATCCTTCGCCTGCCATGCGCCTCTGCATGA
- a CDS encoding GntR family transcriptional regulator produces the protein MKPAPAGPSRSVAALPENRRHALYEQLKQSIYLGDLEPGRYLVESTLAAMYEVSRTPVREALLRLEQDGLVVRDSGGLTVRDHSPDEILDLYEVRILLEREAGRAAAGRRTTHDLLTLRKAAKHYEVVDVDNPRGMVETNREFHKAVWRCTHQLALLDLLERLDLHLGRFPNTTLTYPNRREATIEQHRAIVRAIEARDQERAGDLCAQHFSDARDIRLAQWEDED, from the coding sequence ATGAAGCCTGCACCGGCCGGACCGAGCCGATCGGTCGCGGCCCTCCCCGAGAACCGGCGCCACGCTCTCTACGAGCAGCTCAAGCAGTCGATCTATCTCGGCGACCTGGAGCCGGGCCGGTACCTGGTCGAGAGCACGCTCGCAGCCATGTACGAGGTCAGCCGCACCCCCGTCCGGGAGGCGCTCCTGCGTCTCGAGCAGGACGGGCTGGTCGTGCGGGACAGCGGAGGCCTGACGGTTCGCGACCACAGCCCGGACGAGATCCTGGATCTCTACGAGGTGCGGATCCTGCTGGAACGCGAAGCGGGGCGGGCGGCCGCCGGCCGGCGCACGACGCACGACCTTCTGACACTGCGGAAAGCCGCCAAGCACTACGAGGTCGTCGACGTCGACAATCCGCGCGGAATGGTCGAGACGAATAGGGAGTTCCACAAGGCCGTCTGGCGATGCACTCACCAGCTCGCGCTGCTCGACCTGCTTGAACGCCTCGACCTGCATCTGGGGCGCTTCCCCAATACGACGCTGACGTATCCGAACCGGCGGGAAGCGACGATCGAGCAGCATCGCGCGATCGTGCGTGCCATCGAGGCGCGGGACCAGGAACGGGCGGGCGACCTCTGCGCCCAGCACTTCAGCGATGCCCGCGACATCCGGCTGGCCCAGTGGGAGGACGAGGACTGA
- a CDS encoding polysaccharide deacetylase family protein: protein MDTLAPRDFVGYGPNPPDFAWPNGARLAVNFVVNYEEGAERNVLDGDPAHETLVEARYEVPAGQRELFAESTFEYGSRVGIWRLLETLDEHGIVPTVFASALALERNAAVTEAINARGCDVVGHGYRWIPHTGLSEAQERRNIVDCVETLERLTGRRVQGWFTRPPNTVRTRSLLAQAGLVYDAGSVSDDIPYYEEVDGRPFLIVPYSLDVNDTKFYKGQFFTADDFARYAIDCFDTLAAESARRPRLMSVGLHPRIIGRPARLPGLLRLIEHLSANDDVWIAGRDEIARFWLETFPPETAHA from the coding sequence ATGGACACCCTGGCACCACGCGACTTCGTCGGCTACGGCCCGAACCCGCCCGACTTCGCATGGCCGAACGGCGCGCGGCTCGCCGTGAACTTCGTCGTCAACTACGAGGAGGGCGCCGAACGCAACGTCCTGGACGGCGATCCGGCGCACGAGACGCTGGTCGAAGCCCGGTACGAGGTTCCGGCCGGGCAGCGTGAGCTGTTCGCGGAGTCGACGTTCGAGTACGGCAGCCGCGTCGGCATCTGGCGGCTCCTGGAGACGCTGGACGAGCATGGGATCGTTCCCACCGTGTTCGCCTCGGCCCTCGCGCTGGAACGCAACGCCGCCGTGACCGAAGCGATCAACGCGCGCGGCTGCGACGTGGTGGGGCACGGCTACCGCTGGATCCCGCACACCGGCCTGAGCGAGGCGCAGGAGCGCCGCAACATCGTCGACTGCGTCGAGACGCTGGAGCGCCTCACCGGGCGGCGGGTCCAGGGCTGGTTCACCCGTCCGCCCAACACGGTGCGCACCCGCTCGCTGCTGGCCCAGGCCGGCCTCGTCTATGACGCGGGCTCGGTCAGTGACGACATTCCCTATTACGAGGAGGTGGACGGCCGGCCCTTCCTGATCGTCCCCTACTCGCTCGACGTCAACGACACGAAGTTCTACAAGGGGCAGTTCTTCACCGCGGACGACTTCGCGCGCTACGCGATCGACTGCTTCGACACCCTCGCGGCCGAGAGCGCGCGGCGCCCCCGGCTGATGTCGGTCGGCCTGCACCCCAGGATCATCGGCCGTCCGGCCCGGCTGCCCGGGCTGCTGCGCCTGATCGAGCACCTCAGCGCGAACGACGACGTCTGGATCGCGGGCCGTGACGAGATCGCCCGCTTCTGGCTGGAGACGTTCCCGCCCGAGACCGCGCATGCCTGA
- a CDS encoding asparaginase yields MSNGPVSLLAMGGTVAAALDDGGAAPRHGAGDLAGTVSGLPVAVRPRDVRTVPSRAVTLDDMWTLAAAVREEIEGGAAGVVVTHGTDTLEETVYALAMLVDTDVPVVVTGAMRAPHLPGADGPANIRAAISAALHPPLAGYGPVVVFQDEIHVARLVTKHHSTRVAAFASPSAGPVGFLVENEVELLLGPPPVTDRLPVTAAPDRRVEIVPAMAGADGRLVDAIAAEVDALVVAGTGAGHLPPPLADALVRVVRGDRPVVLASRCEDGPILRRTYRGHGSETQLLADGLLASRTLSPLKARLRLVFGLSAGLTARQLF; encoded by the coding sequence ATGAGCAACGGCCCAGTGAGCCTGCTGGCCATGGGCGGCACCGTCGCGGCGGCTCTCGACGATGGCGGCGCGGCGCCACGCCATGGCGCCGGCGACCTGGCGGGCACGGTCAGCGGGCTGCCGGTCGCCGTCCGGCCGCGCGACGTGCGCACCGTGCCGAGCCGCGCCGTCACCCTCGACGACATGTGGACGCTGGCCGCGGCGGTGCGCGAGGAGATCGAGGGCGGCGCCGCGGGCGTGGTCGTCACCCATGGCACCGACACCCTCGAGGAAACGGTGTACGCGCTGGCGATGCTGGTGGACACGGACGTCCCCGTCGTGGTCACCGGAGCAATGCGCGCCCCGCACCTGCCGGGCGCCGACGGGCCCGCCAACATCAGGGCGGCCATCAGCGCGGCGCTGCACCCGCCTCTCGCCGGGTACGGTCCCGTGGTGGTCTTCCAGGACGAGATCCATGTCGCTCGACTGGTGACCAAGCACCACAGCACCCGGGTCGCGGCGTTCGCCTCCCCCTCCGCCGGCCCCGTCGGGTTCCTGGTGGAGAACGAGGTGGAACTGCTGCTCGGTCCGCCGCCCGTCACTGACCGGCTCCCGGTCACCGCGGCGCCGGACAGGAGGGTGGAGATCGTACCGGCGATGGCCGGTGCGGACGGGCGGCTGGTCGATGCCATCGCCGCCGAGGTCGACGCGCTCGTGGTCGCCGGCACGGGCGCCGGGCACCTGCCGCCGCCACTGGCCGACGCGCTGGTACGCGTCGTTCGCGGAGACCGGCCCGTGGTCCTCGCCAGCAGGTGTGAGGACGGGCCCATCCTGCGGCGCACCTACCGCGGCCACGGTTCGGAGACCCAACTGCTGGCCGACGGGCTGCTCGCCTCGCGGACGCTGTCACCGCTCAAGGCGAGGCTCCGCCTGGTGTTCGGCCTCTCCGCCGGACTGACCGCCCGGCAGCTCTTCTGA
- a CDS encoding MmgE/PrpD family protein: MHSIDEAVAAAADLELDRVPEPAVRHAQRVIADTVAAAGATTPEVAALIALDERNGLVTPAGKAGTGHTATVLPAPGRRTYPEHAAFLNATAGTALELDEGMRPTGHPAVQVVPAALAVAEHLHSSGAELLRSVIAGYEVSSRLFRAVRLRPGVHPHGHLGALGAAVAVALLEGTDPVAAARIAATGPVLATWQPCYEGATARNAFTGHAAASGVRATAMAQAGYRGSTGALEDAFGRVAGEIVDGPELSGPLDYGGLGITRNYFKVHSACALTHCAIEAALAIGPVQVDAIREVRVDTVSINLKIARQPAPNDLSGRFSLPYAVATALLVGGSGVDAFRYRPEVAELARKVTVRADAGFDARWPEAAPARVTVRTDDGALTAVVDNPRGHHTRPLSAEEHRDKFVALLGDSPASRAWWDRLTELTAVTDCAELFA; encoded by the coding sequence GTGCACAGTATCGACGAGGCCGTAGCGGCGGCGGCCGATCTGGAACTGGACCGGGTACCCGAGCCGGCCGTCCGGCATGCCCAGCGGGTCATCGCCGACACCGTCGCCGCCGCCGGGGCCACGACGCCGGAGGTCGCCGCCCTGATCGCGCTGGACGAGCGCAACGGCCTGGTGACACCGGCCGGAAAGGCGGGGACCGGGCATACGGCGACGGTGCTTCCGGCACCCGGCAGGCGCACCTATCCCGAGCACGCGGCGTTCCTCAACGCCACTGCGGGAACCGCCTTGGAACTGGACGAGGGCATGCGCCCGACCGGCCATCCGGCCGTGCAGGTGGTCCCTGCGGCGCTCGCCGTCGCCGAGCACCTGCACTCGTCCGGCGCCGAGCTCCTGCGCTCGGTCATCGCGGGCTACGAGGTGAGCAGCCGCCTGTTCCGGGCAGTCCGGCTGCGGCCGGGCGTGCATCCCCACGGACACCTGGGAGCCCTCGGCGCCGCGGTCGCCGTGGCGCTGCTCGAGGGCACCGACCCCGTGGCCGCGGCTCGCATCGCCGCCACCGGACCCGTGCTGGCGACGTGGCAGCCCTGCTACGAGGGCGCGACCGCGCGCAACGCCTTCACCGGACACGCCGCGGCGAGCGGGGTGCGCGCCACGGCGATGGCGCAGGCCGGGTACCGGGGTTCGACGGGAGCGCTGGAGGACGCGTTCGGCCGGGTGGCGGGCGAGATCGTCGACGGACCGGAGCTGTCGGGCCCGCTGGACTACGGCGGGCTCGGCATCACCCGCAACTACTTCAAGGTCCACAGCGCATGCGCCCTGACGCACTGCGCGATCGAGGCGGCGCTGGCCATCGGGCCCGTACAGGTCGACGCGATCCGGGAGGTCCGGGTGGACACGGTGAGCATCAACCTCAAGATCGCCCGCCAGCCCGCCCCGAACGACCTGTCCGGCCGGTTCTCCCTGCCCTACGCGGTGGCGACCGCCCTGCTCGTCGGCGGCAGCGGCGTCGATGCCTTCCGCTACCGTCCCGAGGTCGCCGAGCTGGCGCGCAAGGTGACGGTCCGGGCCGATGCCGGATTCGACGCACGGTGGCCGGAAGCCGCCCCGGCCCGTGTCACCGTGCGGACCGACGACGGCGCCCTGACCGCCGTCGTGGACAACCCTCGCGGCCACCACACCCGGCCTCTCAGCGCGGAGGAGCATCGCGACAAGTTCGTGGCGCTCCTGGGCGACTCACCGGCGTCCAGAGCATGGTGGGACCGTCTCACGGAGCTGACCGCGGTGACCGACTGCGCGGAACTGTTCGCGTAG
- a CDS encoding MFS transporter — protein MEVVPHVQKEIDDTGTPAPSLAEATKVARAAFLGTAIEWYDFYIYASTAALVFGTQFFPEMSDVAATLASFATIAVAFAARPIGGLIFAHFGDRIGRKATLVVSLVLMGVSTMLVGVLPTYETAGAIAPVLLVLLRFVQGAAVGGEWGGAVLMATEFAPHDRRARLSAWPQQGVTAGLALSTGVLLVITLVIPDQTYLDWGWRVPFLSSAALIVVGLVLRLRISESPVFEAGRRKAEAGAGPETSKLPIVSVVKQARRTTLLATLAYVSVSTTFYVAFIFLLAHATGKLEMSKASALTAVLISAGAYSVGLRLSAGTADKRGRRTALMWGLGGAIVTIFPALALIETGEPVLFTVAMVVFAFPVGFAYAPVGVYFAELFPTAIRYSGVTAANQAGSLLGAAVAPFIAVGLYEGLGMYAVGAYVVLVSVISAGAVRALGETRHLDLRR, from the coding sequence ATGGAAGTTGTGCCGCACGTTCAGAAAGAAATAGACGACACCGGTACTCCAGCACCGTCCCTGGCGGAGGCTACGAAGGTAGCCAGAGCAGCATTTCTCGGCACTGCCATCGAATGGTACGACTTCTACATCTACGCCAGCACCGCAGCACTGGTGTTCGGTACCCAATTCTTTCCTGAAATGTCCGATGTCGCGGCCACCCTCGCCTCCTTCGCGACCATCGCGGTGGCCTTCGCGGCCCGTCCGATCGGGGGGCTGATCTTCGCTCACTTCGGCGACCGCATCGGCCGCAAGGCGACGCTGGTGGTGTCCCTGGTCCTGATGGGCGTCAGCACGATGCTCGTGGGCGTCCTGCCGACGTACGAGACGGCGGGCGCGATCGCCCCGGTCCTCCTGGTGCTGCTCCGCTTCGTCCAGGGCGCCGCCGTGGGCGGCGAGTGGGGCGGAGCCGTGCTGATGGCCACCGAGTTCGCCCCGCACGACCGCAGGGCCCGGCTCTCCGCGTGGCCGCAGCAGGGCGTCACCGCGGGGCTCGCCCTCTCGACGGGCGTGCTGCTGGTGATCACCCTCGTCATCCCCGACCAGACCTACCTCGACTGGGGCTGGCGGGTGCCGTTCCTGTCCAGCGCCGCGCTGATCGTGGTGGGGCTGGTGCTCCGGCTGCGGATCAGCGAGTCCCCGGTGTTCGAGGCCGGCCGCAGGAAGGCCGAGGCCGGCGCCGGTCCGGAGACCTCCAAGCTGCCGATCGTGAGCGTCGTCAAGCAGGCCCGCCGGACCACCCTGCTCGCCACCCTCGCCTACGTGTCGGTCAGCACCACGTTCTACGTCGCCTTCATCTTCCTGCTGGCCCACGCGACGGGCAAGCTGGAGATGAGCAAGGCGTCCGCTCTCACGGCGGTGCTCATCTCGGCCGGCGCCTACTCCGTCGGCCTCCGCCTGTCCGCGGGAACGGCCGACAAGCGCGGACGGCGCACGGCCCTGATGTGGGGCCTGGGCGGGGCCATCGTGACGATCTTCCCGGCACTCGCGCTCATCGAGACCGGCGAACCCGTTCTCTTCACGGTCGCCATGGTGGTGTTCGCCTTCCCGGTCGGCTTCGCCTACGCCCCGGTGGGCGTCTACTTCGCAGAGTTGTTCCCGACCGCCATCCGGTACTCGGGCGTGACGGCGGCCAACCAGGCCGGCTCGCTCCTGGGAGCGGCCGTGGCCCCCTTCATCGCCGTCGGCCTCTACGAGGGGCTCGGCATGTACGCCGTCGGAGCCTACGTGGTACTGGTCTCCGTGATCAGCGCCGGTGCCGTCCGGGCGCTCGGCGAGACCCGTCATCTCGACCTGAGGCGGTGA
- a CDS encoding thiamine pyrophosphate-binding protein — translation MSEDVEDVTGAVVAALVAEDTDVVFALMGDGNVDLLARIAAGTGIKLVHACHEQGAVAMADGYARFSGRPGVASVTHGPGLSNTATSLLTAAAARSGVVLLAPDTPTGDLDHPQRFDQRGFIGATGAYFRPLHRPGTVYTDTAAVFRHVRAGRGPAVLNAPTDVMHARLPAGAGAYEPTAAPPAPPPPDPRLVAEAAAALAAARRPAILVGRGVAPDGGAAAVGELADLLAAPIATTLKAKGLLARHARHVGVAGGLGSGHAGRVLAEADCVLVLGASANQWTTDGGTAFSGGLVVHADRDGEAIGRHTSADIALVGDAAATASALCALIGGSGRPAPAGWTGPDRPDQHVPAAPDSSPVHPRLAVEALDAVLPEDRLLVVDAGHFGSYAQQTLRSWDPGRYAFTHEFGAIGQALGVAIGAAFARPGERVTAVLGDGCLMMSLSELSTAVRYRLPLTLFVMNDGGYGQERHSLTAKGLPDTEAWHAWPDVGQVARGFGIPAHCIRSVRDLDLLQRTLPEATGPVLFDVHIDPEPQNPAFADIASRLSGTALSQTPST, via the coding sequence ATGAGCGAGGATGTGGAAGACGTCACAGGCGCCGTCGTCGCCGCCCTGGTCGCCGAGGACACGGATGTGGTCTTCGCGCTGATGGGTGACGGCAACGTGGACCTGCTCGCGCGGATAGCGGCCGGAACCGGCATCAAGCTGGTGCACGCCTGCCACGAGCAGGGGGCCGTCGCCATGGCGGACGGCTACGCGCGGTTCTCTGGCAGGCCCGGGGTGGCGAGCGTGACGCACGGCCCCGGCCTCAGCAACACCGCCACCTCGCTGCTGACCGCCGCGGCGGCCCGTTCCGGTGTCGTGCTGCTGGCGCCCGATACGCCGACCGGCGATCTCGATCATCCCCAGCGTTTCGACCAGCGCGGATTCATCGGCGCGACGGGGGCGTACTTCCGGCCCCTGCACCGGCCCGGCACGGTGTACACCGACACCGCCGCCGTCTTCCGTCACGTGCGCGCCGGCCGGGGGCCGGCCGTGCTCAACGCCCCCACCGACGTCATGCACGCCCGCTTGCCGGCCGGGGCCGGCGCCTACGAGCCGACGGCCGCCCCGCCCGCGCCTCCGCCGCCCGACCCCCGCCTCGTCGCCGAGGCGGCGGCGGCCCTCGCCGCCGCCCGGCGCCCTGCGATCCTGGTCGGGCGGGGGGTGGCGCCGGACGGCGGGGCGGCCGCCGTGGGAGAGCTCGCCGACCTGCTGGCGGCGCCGATCGCCACGACCCTCAAGGCGAAAGGCCTGCTGGCCCGCCATGCGCGGCACGTCGGCGTGGCAGGCGGGCTCGGCTCCGGGCACGCCGGCAGGGTGCTCGCCGAAGCCGACTGCGTCCTCGTGCTCGGAGCGTCGGCCAACCAGTGGACCACCGACGGCGGCACCGCCTTCTCCGGCGGTCTCGTGGTGCATGCCGACCGGGACGGCGAGGCCATCGGCAGGCATACCTCAGCGGACATCGCCCTGGTGGGAGACGCGGCGGCCACCGCGAGCGCCCTCTGCGCCCTCATCGGCGGCAGCGGCCGTCCCGCACCCGCCGGATGGACCGGTCCGGACCGCCCCGACCAGCATGTTCCAGCGGCACCCGATTCCTCACCGGTCCATCCCCGGCTCGCCGTGGAGGCACTCGACGCCGTCCTGCCGGAGGACCGGCTGCTCGTCGTCGACGCCGGCCACTTCGGCTCCTACGCCCAGCAGACGCTGCGCAGCTGGGATCCCGGCCGCTATGCCTTCACCCATGAATTCGGCGCGATCGGGCAGGCTCTGGGAGTGGCGATCGGCGCCGCCTTCGCCCGTCCCGGCGAACGGGTGACGGCCGTTCTCGGCGACGGATGCCTGATGATGAGCCTGAGCGAACTGTCAACGGCCGTGCGGTACCGGCTTCCGCTGACCCTCTTCGTGATGAACGACGGCGGCTACGGGCAGGAACGCCACAGCCTGACCGCCAAGGGCCTGCCGGACACGGAGGCATGGCACGCATGGCCGGACGTCGGCCAGGTGGCCCGGGGGTTCGGCATACCCGCGCACTGCATCCGGTCCGTACGGGACCTCGACCTGCTCCAGCGGACGCTGCCCGAAGCCACCGGACCGGTGCTGTTCGACGTCCACATCGACCCGGAACCGCAGAATCCCGCCTTCGCCGATATCGCCTCCCGGCTGAGCGGAACCGCCCTCAGCCAGACCCCGTCCACGTGA
- the tcuA gene encoding FAD-dependent tricarballylate dehydrogenase TcuA, translating to MDTQADVIVVGTGNAGFCAAHAAAQAGARVLMLEKGPAEAIGGNTYFTAGAIRTTYRDLGELAELVVDDERHARTDIAPYTAADFIGDMERVTLGRCDPSLTRTMVHDIANALTWMRDLGIRFRLQYERQAYEVNGRHRFWGGLPLAVVDGGKGMVAQHRLIAAREGVDIRCSTAVDRLLRDADGRVVGVGAGEQEFYAEAVVLAAGGFQANRLLRAQYLGPTWDLAKVRGTPHNTGAALLAALDAGAQPAGHWSGCHAVAWDANAPETGDFELTNRHTKQSYPLSIVVNTEGRRFLDEGAELRNYTYAKYGAQILLQPGARAFQLFDAKTAPLLREAEYQVPGVTRYEANSIAELAELAGIDVAGLTATVEGYNAATRPGHFDPSVKDGLGTDGLHPPKSNWALPLNEPPYLAFGVTCGITFTFGGVKIDDSGRVLDHESEAIPGLFAAGEMVGGLFYHNYPGGSGLSAGTVFGRKAGTEAARLASTLTPAT from the coding sequence ATGGACACCCAGGCAGACGTCATCGTCGTGGGCACCGGCAACGCCGGGTTCTGCGCCGCGCACGCGGCCGCCCAGGCCGGCGCACGCGTGCTGATGCTCGAGAAGGGCCCCGCCGAGGCGATCGGCGGCAACACCTACTTCACCGCAGGAGCGATCCGGACGACCTACCGAGACCTCGGCGAACTGGCAGAACTGGTGGTGGACGACGAACGCCACGCGCGCACCGACATCGCGCCGTACACCGCCGCCGACTTCATCGGCGACATGGAACGTGTCACGCTCGGGCGGTGCGATCCCTCACTGACCCGCACGATGGTGCACGACATCGCGAACGCCCTGACATGGATGCGCGATCTCGGGATCCGATTCCGCCTCCAGTACGAGCGGCAGGCGTACGAAGTCAACGGACGCCACCGGTTCTGGGGAGGGCTTCCGTTGGCCGTCGTCGACGGAGGGAAGGGCATGGTGGCCCAGCACCGGCTCATAGCCGCACGTGAGGGCGTCGACATCCGCTGCTCCACCGCCGTTGACCGGCTGCTGCGGGATGCCGACGGCCGGGTGGTCGGTGTCGGGGCAGGTGAGCAGGAGTTCTACGCCGAGGCCGTCGTGCTGGCCGCCGGAGGATTCCAGGCCAACCGCTTGCTGCGGGCCCAGTACCTCGGCCCGACCTGGGATCTGGCCAAGGTGCGCGGTACGCCGCACAACACCGGTGCCGCCCTGCTGGCCGCGCTGGACGCGGGCGCGCAGCCGGCCGGCCACTGGAGCGGCTGCCACGCGGTGGCCTGGGACGCCAACGCCCCGGAGACCGGCGACTTCGAGCTGACCAACCGGCACACCAAGCAGTCGTATCCGCTGAGCATCGTGGTCAACACCGAAGGAAGGCGCTTCCTCGACGAAGGCGCCGAACTGCGCAACTACACCTACGCCAAGTACGGTGCGCAGATCCTCCTCCAGCCCGGCGCCCGCGCCTTCCAGCTCTTCGACGCCAAGACGGCACCGCTCCTGCGTGAGGCCGAGTACCAGGTCCCCGGCGTCACCCGGTACGAGGCGAACTCGATCGCCGAACTCGCCGAACTCGCCGGCATCGACGTCGCCGGCCTCACCGCCACCGTCGAGGGCTACAACGCCGCCACCCGGCCTGGGCACTTCGACCCCTCCGTCAAGGACGGCCTGGGCACGGACGGGCTCCATCCCCCCAAGAGCAACTGGGCCCTCCCTCTCAACGAGCCTCCCTACCTGGCTTTCGGCGTGACCTGCGGCATCACCTTCACCTTCGGCGGAGTGAAGATCGACGACTCCGGACGAGTGCTCGACCACGAGAGCGAGGCGATTCCCGGCCTGTTCGCCGCGGGAGAGATGGTCGGCGGCCTCTTCTACCACAACTATCCCGGCGGCAGCGGCCTGTCGGCGGGCACCGTGTTCGGCCGCAAGGCGGGAACGGAAGCGGCCAGACTCGCCTCAACGCTCACCCCGGCCACCTGA
- a CDS encoding TetR/AcrR family transcriptional regulator, with protein sequence METREKILQAAAEMIAEDMAAKLSVRAVAARAGVSTGSLRFHFPTQRALQDSLLARIYEDLLPGDPIRDRTLPPRERLLNCLRQVLAPLGTNEKARTAWGTIYRTFIEPEPTEPVRAAYLGHEREAERRVGHWLATLAEEGALPPGDHTRNVRFLLAVLNGLSVERALPTSESVLSAETDTLNAAVDHVFSTGPAPPAGRTRP encoded by the coding sequence ATGGAAACACGCGAGAAGATCCTCCAGGCCGCCGCAGAGATGATCGCCGAGGACATGGCCGCGAAGCTGAGCGTCCGAGCGGTCGCCGCGCGTGCGGGTGTGAGCACCGGCTCGCTGAGGTTCCACTTCCCCACCCAGCGCGCCCTGCAGGACAGCCTGCTCGCGAGGATCTACGAAGACCTGCTGCCCGGCGACCCGATCCGGGACCGGACACTGCCGCCCCGCGAACGGCTGCTGAACTGCCTGCGGCAGGTTCTCGCGCCGCTCGGCACCAACGAAAAGGCGCGGACCGCATGGGGCACGATCTATCGGACCTTCATCGAACCCGAACCGACCGAACCGGTACGCGCCGCATACCTCGGCCATGAGCGGGAGGCGGAGCGCCGGGTCGGACACTGGCTGGCCACGCTCGCCGAGGAAGGCGCACTGCCCCCGGGAGACCACACCCGCAACGTCAGGTTCCTTCTCGCCGTCCTCAACGGACTCTCGGTCGAACGCGCCCTGCCCACCAGCGAATCCGTCCTCAGCGCCGAGACCGATACCCTCAACGCCGCCGTCGACCACGTCTTCTCTACCGGCCCCGCACCACCCGCCGGGCGGACTCGGCCGTGA